Genomic window (Streptomyces sp. TG1A-60):
CCGGTGTGAGGCCGGCGACGCGGAACCATCCGCCCGCAGCACAGGACTTACCGGCAGGCGATCGCCAAGGAGGTGCGGCCGTGACCCACTCACAGCTCAGGCCGCCCACCATGGCGGACGTGGCACGCCAGGCCGGCGTGTCCCACCAGACCGTGTCCCGCGTCCTGGGGGACCACCCCAATGTGCGTGAGGAGACACGGGCCAGGGTCCAGCGCGCCATCGAGGAGATGGGCTACCGCCGCAACTCCTCCGCGCGCGCCCTGGTGACCCGGCGCACCCGCACCCTGGGTGTGGTCGCCTCCAACACCACGCTCTACGGCCCGGCCAGCACGTTGTTCGCGCTGGAGGAGGCGGCACGGGCCGAGGGGTATCTCGTCTCCACGGTCAGTCTGCGCAGGCTGACCGTCGAGACGCTGTCCGAGGCCCTGGACCACCTCAGCGAGGGCGGTGTGGAGGGGGTGATCGCCATCGCTCCGCAGCGGTCGGCGGTCAAGGCCCTCGCCGAACTCCGCCAGCCCTTCCCGGTGGTGGCCGTGGGCACAGGCTCCGGCGCGGAGGTCCCCAGCGCCAACGTGGACCAGCGACTGGGCGCACGGCTGGCCACCGGCCATCTGCTGGCCGCCGGCCACCGTACGGTCTGGCATCTCGCCGGACCCGAGGACTGGCAGGAGGCGGCGGACCGTGCGGACGGCTGGCGGGCGACCCTGGAAGAGGCGGGCGTCGAACCGCCGCTGCCGCTGAGGGGTGACTGGAGTCCGTTGTCGGGCTACCGTGCGGGTCAGGAACTGGCCGGCTGGGTGGGCCGCGGCCTGACAGCCGTCTTCGTGGCCAACGACCAGATGGCACTGGGGGTGCTGCGCGCGCTGCGGGAGGCGGGCGTACGCACTCCCCAGGACGTCGCGGTGGTCGGCTTCGACGACATCCCGGAGTCGGAGTTCTTCGCCCCGCCGCTCACCACGGTCCGGCAGGACTTCTCCACGGTGGGCAAGCGGAGCATCGCCCTGCTGCTCGACCTCATCGAGGGCCGGACCCCCTCCGGGACGTCCACCGTCGCCATCGAACCCCAGCTCGTCGTCCGCGCCAGTACCTTCCCGTACCACCCTCAACCGGGGACCCCTCCCGGTTGACGCGGCACCACCCCACGTTCTCCCTCCCTCAACGTGGCCGACATATCGAACAATGATCGACAGGTTGGACGTAGTGCGGCCGGCCCATCGAGTACAAACGGTCCATCCCCGGGCCGGCTCTTCAAAGGAGAAAAATATGCTCAACAGACGGAACTTCCTCACCGCGGCGGTCGGCGTCGCGGCAGCGACCGGTCTGACGGCCTGCGCCAAGGACGACGGCAGCACGTCCAGCTCCTCCTCCTCTTCCGACGGCGGTGGCGGCAAGATCACCCTCGGCTTCTCCCAGGTCGGCTCGGAGAGCGGCTGGCGCTCCGCCAACACCGACTCGGTGAAGTCGGCGGCCAAGGAGGCGGGTTACACCCTCAAGTTCTCCGACGCCCAGCAGAAGCAGGAGAACCAGATCTCCGCGATCCGCAGCTACATCGCGCAGAAGGTGGACGTCATAGCCTTCTCGCCGGTGGTCGTCACCGGCTGGGACGCGATCCTCAAGGAGGCCAAGGCCGCGAAGATCCCCGTCGTCCTGACCGACCGGTCCGTCGAGAGCGACGAGTCCCTGTTCGTCACCCTGGTCGGCTCCGACTTCACCGACGAGGGCCGACGCGCCGCCAAGATCCTGGAGAAGGTCCTGGACAAGGCCGGCCACAAGGGCAAGGTGAAGATCGCCCAGCTGGAGGGCACCACCGGTGCCGCCCCCGCGATCGAGCGCGCCAAGGGCTTCAAGGAGGTCATGGACGCGGAGCACAAGGACGACTGGGAGATCGTCGTCAGCCAGACCGGTGACTTCACCCGCGCCGGCGGCAAGCAGGTCATGGCGGCCTTCCTGCAGTCCAACCCGGACATCAACGTCCTCTACGCGCACAACGACGACATGGGCCTCGGCGCCATCCAGGCCATCGAGGCGGCCGGCAAGAAGCCCGGCAAGGACATCCTGATCGTCACGGTCGACGGTGTGAAGGACGGCTTCATCGCCATGTCCGAGGGCAAGATCAACGCGATCGTCGAGTGCAACCCGCTGCTCGGCCCCCAGCTGATGGAGGTCGTGCAGAAGGTCAAGGACGGCGAGAAGGTCGAGCGCTGGATCAAGACCGAGGAGAGCGACTTCATGCAGGACCAGGCCAAGGACGCCCTCCCGACCCGCAAGTACTGACCCACCGGCAGGGAGCCTCCGGCCGGCCGAGATCTCGGTCGGCCGGGCCCCTGCGGGCCTGCAGCGATTCGACTCCATGAGGAGCGCTGCCGTGACTCCGCCCCGTGTGAGGGCTTCCCACCCGAAGGTTGCGGTCCCAGCCCGAACCGACCCCTTTTGGGGCGGAACGAACACAACACAGCCCAGGTAAGTGAATTTCCCCCACCGGACGAAGCCGGTGGTCCTCGCTAGGAGACTTATGGCAGAGCCGCGGCCCGTCCTGGAGATGACGGGCATAGTCAAAGAGTTTCCGGGG
Coding sequences:
- a CDS encoding LacI family DNA-binding transcriptional regulator encodes the protein MTHSQLRPPTMADVARQAGVSHQTVSRVLGDHPNVREETRARVQRAIEEMGYRRNSSARALVTRRTRTLGVVASNTTLYGPASTLFALEEAARAEGYLVSTVSLRRLTVETLSEALDHLSEGGVEGVIAIAPQRSAVKALAELRQPFPVVAVGTGSGAEVPSANVDQRLGARLATGHLLAAGHRTVWHLAGPEDWQEAADRADGWRATLEEAGVEPPLPLRGDWSPLSGYRAGQELAGWVGRGLTAVFVANDQMALGVLRALREAGVRTPQDVAVVGFDDIPESEFFAPPLTTVRQDFSTVGKRSIALLLDLIEGRTPSGTSTVAIEPQLVVRASTFPYHPQPGTPPG
- a CDS encoding ABC transporter substrate-binding protein, with protein sequence MLNRRNFLTAAVGVAAATGLTACAKDDGSTSSSSSSSDGGGGKITLGFSQVGSESGWRSANTDSVKSAAKEAGYTLKFSDAQQKQENQISAIRSYIAQKVDVIAFSPVVVTGWDAILKEAKAAKIPVVLTDRSVESDESLFVTLVGSDFTDEGRRAAKILEKVLDKAGHKGKVKIAQLEGTTGAAPAIERAKGFKEVMDAEHKDDWEIVVSQTGDFTRAGGKQVMAAFLQSNPDINVLYAHNDDMGLGAIQAIEAAGKKPGKDILIVTVDGVKDGFIAMSEGKINAIVECNPLLGPQLMEVVQKVKDGEKVERWIKTEESDFMQDQAKDALPTRKY